From the genome of Gallus gallus isolate bGalGal1 chromosome 4, bGalGal1.mat.broiler.GRCg7b, whole genome shotgun sequence:
GAAACATGAAGTGTATTGGATTTTGTTGGAGTGCCACAGTGAGACTGcctgctctctctctgcttGGAGGAAAACGGTGGGTTTTTGTGTTGGCAAACCTGTGTTGCTGAGGCTGTGCCCTTTCTTGTCCCtacttttcctctcttctttgtCCTGTGAGgagggctgggagtggggcCTGGCTGGCAGTTCTGTATGCTgcacagacagacagcaaaCCCAGGACCACATGATGAAGCTGTAGCAGTGAGTCAGGGCAGGGCAGGTATACACCGGTGGAAGGGAAGGCTTAGGATCTGCTTGTGTAGACATTCAAATTCTTACAAAGGTTTGGCAGTGGATTCCATTGCTTTTGTGTGGGGAGTATCCGTAGTTTTAATCCTGTTCACTTAGGCTGAAACTTACTTGAGGGGAACATGTGTTCTTGTGTAGCACTGAGTGGCAGCCAAGCATCTTTCATTTAGCAGTTCAGTTCCAGTGAGAGATTCCTGTGCTGGTGCCATAGCTGTTGTAGGAAAAACGTGGCTTGAATATTCTGTGAGGTTTTTGGTATTGAAGTTATTTCAGAATTGCATTGTTTCCAGGAAAAGGCCCATCCTAGCTTTTCTTTGAATGCCTGCCCGAAGAGACGGAACTCATTGGGATTGCATTCTTAGTTCCTGGCAGATGAAACTGGTGAGGATGACAGTGACATGTACAGGGACACTCTATTacaattccttcttttcctctctgtcaTGTATGCTGACATATTGAGAGTCCTAGCGATCTGCAAGACCAATATATGATTTATGGTATTCTGTGTGTACTTTGGGACAACTTTATTGATGCAAAATGCTTATATATAATCATTAAATCTTCGGTCACTTAAATCAGACTTAAGTTGCTTTGAACTTTGTATGGTTTAAGAGCAAAATCTTGGTCTCAATCAGTGGCATTACTGTCACTGGAATAGTATTTGACTTGTGTTGAATTAGCAAATGTGTCTTTTGAAAAAATGCTCTTCTAATTTTGTTCCTttgcaattttttcctcaagtcTTGTGAAGAAAACAATCTGAAGACAATGTGTCTTTGACCCCTGGTACCAGCTTTTGAGCCGGAGCAATGGAAGTTATAGATGGCTGCCGGCGTACTGACCCTGTGATAGTTTCAAATGGATATGCAAACAGGATTTTCCAAGCAAACATGGAGGATAGGAGTGCTGACGCATCGGAGgtctgctgtgctgagcatggCACCTCCAGTGATGCCGTCCCGAATGAACAGGAAGAAGCACCCAGGTATAAAAAGTTGACCAAGGGCAACCGGATCTGGAATTTTGTTTGGCGAAGGAAAGGATCCTCTATGAACAAAAGAAGACCCCGGTCAATGATCGTACTGGGAGATACCTATGATGCCTCCGATGAAAAAAAGCCATCCTTCATGAACAGAGTAATGCCCTTAAAAAAGCTAAGAACCTCTAAGTTGCCTAAGGATGTAGATTTCAGAGGATCTGCAGTGCAGGTTACTTGTGTCCCTGAGGAAGACCATCCTGCTGGTGGGCAAGGAGCAGTCTACAGGGTTAAGAAACTGGGTGACAGCCAGAGGCCCTACCGCCATTCATATGGGGGGCACATTGAAGATTTAGATTCCTCTTTTGAAGACATTGAGCTGAATATCAGCATTCCTGAAATTGACGCCAATGAAAGTAAATGTCTCAGGGATATTAGTATCAGACTACACAGTGAAGATAATGACAGTAACTGCCAGAAAATACCAGCTAGAAAGAGTGAGCCTTTGAATTTTGAAAACTTTAAGAGTCCTGCAATTACGGAAGGGGACAATCAAAAGAAGTGTACTGTGCTCCCACAGGAGGGCAAAAGAGGAAGAAGCTCTGATGTCTGGAGCTATCTGAAAGGAATTTCATTAACTAGCAAAGATAATTCAAAGCTTCTAGATGAAAGGGCTGAAACCAATTTCCAGAACTTAGAAAATATCACTGATCATTCCACTTCTTATTTGGACTTCGATATGAGATGTGAGGAGAATCTTAGCCAGCAGAAAAAATCAAACGGCGCAACCAAAGCCACTCACTTTGCGGGTTTCGTGCGGTTCTTCACCAGTGTGGCCGAGGCGGCTCGGCGGCTGCGAGGCTCCTCAAAGGCATTTTCACCTGATGAGAAAAGGCCTCCGCGGAGTTCCCGGAGCTGGAGGCAGGATGTCATCTCCCGCAAAGTGAGCCTGGTTATTGAGAATGAGACTGCCAATGCTTTCTGCACGGTGGGGGCATGTCTGCAGTCACCAGATTCAGGCGTGTGGGATAATCCAAGCTTTGAGAGTTCAGTGGGGAAGGAGACCACACAGGGCTTTAAAACTACAGAGGTGTCACAAGACATCGGCTTCTCTGCCCTGAGCAGCAAGAGCGATAGCTTAAACGAAACACCACTTTCTCCCTCTGGGCCAGAGCTCCCAGATGACTCTGTCACTGTGATAAATTCTGAAGAACCCTCTGAGACTGCAGTCCACTTTGCACAGACAGCTCTGACCCAACAGATTCAGAGCGTGGACAGCACTCCAGAGAAGGCACGGGCTGAGGGCAGAGACCTGCCGCATTCGGAAGATCGTCCTGGGAAAAATCTGGGTGCTTCTGAGCTGGGCAGTCCTCCAGCTGCTAACGGTGACTTTCCTGTAGTGACTGTGGCTCTGATCCACCATCCACTAAAGATGACTCTGCGTGAACTGGAACCTCAGGATGTGGCTTGTGCTTCAGTAGTTACTAACGACATGAGTGTGTCTctagcagcagctctggagctTTCAAAGACTGAGCTGGACATGAAGGACCTGAGAAATCCTGAGTTGCCTTTACAAGACTTATCTCGAGATGACCAGGAGTTGCAGGACTCAAGCAGTACTCCAGAGAAGGCACAGGTCGTAGACCTGCCACGTTCTCAAcgttttccagagaaaaatcTGGATACTACAGAGCTGAACAGTTCTCCAGCTGCTAACGGGGACTCTTCTGCAGCAACTCCTTTAAAATGTGCAGCAGTTGAAGGAGTGGTGTTTGAGCAGGCTGACGGGTGCTTcaaaaagcacagagcaagtTCACCTGTGGAACAGAACCCTGTGGAGTTACTTGGCAGAGGAGTGCGCTTTGACTGTGATGAGGAGTGCCGTCCGTTCCACGTGACCATCTCTAGAATTGTCTCCTCTGGACTACTTAACAACGGAAAGGTACGAGTAAGCTTTGCTGTACAACTTCCAATCAGACTGTATTGTTGTGATAGCTCTTTTAAGGACGGCTTGCActtgaaatcatttttatatattcCTCTTCGGAATTTTTACTTAATCATGCAAATAACGGCCAGAGATGTAGCTGTTATATCAGACTATAAGGAACCAGTTGACTGGTGTATCCCCGGGCTGTTAGTGCAGATTTCCACAGTGCTTCTCGTACGACCCTTTGGCTATGTCATTATCAGTGCCTTTGGAAGAGGGCTGTAACAGAGATTCATGTATTTCTAGGCactagctttatttttcttcctctctgcattTAGTAGCAGTGGCAGTGGCAGTTGATTTTTATTAGGTGATGCTTGTTACACCACAGCATCTGTAACACCAGGAAGATTCCTGGCACACAGTCCTAGCCCATAATGGAAGATGGGAAATGGTGGTTCTGAGAATTACAAATCTGTATTGCCCAGCATGAAGcccagctgttttcttttgggTTCCTGTTGGCTAAAGCTGAAATgatgacttttatttttaaggtgcCCGTTAGGGAAATGGGGTCAACTCATGGAGAAACTTTTGCCTGTCTTTTTGGGCTTTGAGAGACGACATATTACGGGGTGATGACATTGTTCCCTACTGGAAAAGGGGTCATTGACTTCTGAGCCAAGAGGGGAAGTGTTTGAAAATTGGCAGCAGGTGAGAaatactgagaagaaaaaagtccaAACTTGTGACTCCCAGTCGAAACGGGCAGAACTGTTGTTAGttattcctgcttttttttttcccccctccattTTTTGTTATTCAAAAATATGAAGACAGTTCACTGTGTAACTCCAGGGACTTGTGAAGTGGGACAAGCAGTGGTTAGTCACTTGTGGTCTCCGGGACAAAATGTTTTTAGGAGTGGCATGAACGAGCAGACTGTGGTTTGATGTACTTCTGCGGGGACTAAGCTGTAAGCATGCTGAGCAGGAGCAAGATAACAGAGGCATGAAAGGACTGAGTGGAGCAAGGGAAGTTTTGGCAATCTTTTCCCAGATCAGCTGCATTTTTGGTAGCTGAGGGCTATGCCTGTGTGTCTAATCTCCGAGTTCttgcaaccctgcccatggcggaggagctgaaactagatgatctttaaggtccctttcaacctaagccattctctCATTCTTTGAGGGCAAAATGTGAGCAATTTCCCAGGTCAGCTGTGTGAACAGAGGTGGGATGAGTCCCATCTCAGCTGTTGCAGCCTACAGACTTTACAGAGAAAGTTAAAAATAGTACTTAAGATAACTGGACAGGAAACCTCCCCTGAGTTCCTGTTGAGGGTGGTGATAGCGATATGACCTCTGGACTATGGTGGCTTCCAGCCTCACAGGTCCACGCCTgccacctcactgggcagaaGCAATGGCAAGGTGGAAGCACACAGCCCACCCTGGTTGGTAAACACCTCTGGATCCCAGAAACTAGATCCAGAGATGCCCAGTGGCCTAAGGGCAGCACCAAGTCCTGTGCAAAGGAAGGAAACTTCTGGATGGGAATGGACTTAGAGAGTCCATCAGCAGCTCCGGTAACAAATGTCCTGAGATACCCAAGGGATTTACTTGCCTATCTCTCATCAGGGAGTGGCACTCGGAAACAGTTGACCAAAAATAAACACGTAAGAGGAATAACTCCAGCCTGAGCACGACACTAGCAGCAAACTCAGGCCTCTTATTGTTTTAGGTCTGAATTCACCTCCTTGCTGGCACCTGTTCCTTGGGACAGTTGTTGGCCCTCGTGCTTCTGctccaggctgctctgcagtaaCTGAGGGATTTGGATTTCAAGTGAAATGCTCCACCAAAATTAGGGAGAGGGTGCTTCCAGGACGGGGCGCTGTAAGCAAGTACTCCTGCAGCCTTTGAAGTGCGTTAGCTGCATGAAACAGAAATAGCTTCAGcaactgttttcaaaacaacCCACGTTTcccacaaaaagcagaaaaaaagcagttctcACTGAGGCTCCCTGCCCCAGCCTGCTAGGAGATGGTAAGAGATCAAGGGCGATGTAgtgcagagaggtggtggagtgaGATGTGGGGGACCTGAGCATTGGTCCTAGTTAGACAGCAGATCTTCTGCTTAGCTGTGCTCTTCTAAAACTAACACCTCCTTTTCTTGTTCTCCTTACCTGGCCttttaaaatttcatgttttccagcagcagcttacTGACAGTGTGGGCAAGTAACAGCTCAACGGTGTTTGATCTTACTGCTgtacagaaaacagcactgcaacAACGTTTAGTTAGAAGAGCAGCGGGTAGAAAACCGCTTACTTCTTGAACTGTTCCCCTGCCCAGCTGCTTTTGGGTCCCATCCCGAATTCCCAGTTGTTCAGGGAACTAATGATCAGcacagataaaaatgttttgatggattgaaagaacagaagcaatCCGAATGAGTTGTCAGTGGCGAATGAATTACCGATTCACACTGCTGCAAGTTGGGAATTGAAAGGCCTTCCTTATTTTCACAGAGATATGAGAAAAGAGCTCAAAAATGATGTAAAGTTTCTCTGAGTTTTTGGTCAACTTATGGCCTTCGCTTGCAAACCATAAAAGTTTCTCCTTCCCATGGAATGAGGCACAGCTCCTGAAGCTGAATTTGGCCACTTCCAGGCGCTCGAGCTGATGCTACACTGGGAGGAAGCTGTAAAACCACACTGGCTACCCTGCAGCTAGGCATTGCCATCAGGGTTTCAAACCTGCGTGTCCTTGGACAGAGTTTGTGGGGGGGTTTGGTGCTTACTTTGAGCGTGGCATGAGAAAGAGTTGCAAAATACACCTCTGACAGACTATCTCAGACTTCAGTTTCCAGTTTGTAGAAACTCATGTTTTTCCAGAAACCTGATGTAGGCTTATGGCTGCCCGAGGTCCTTCTGGGTCACGTCGGGGCTCGCACAGGTGTTCAGCAGGGACcgagctctgcagagcagctctatTGCATTTTGGCTTCTGCAGTTAAAAAGCAGTTAAGGTGCAAAATCTTTTCACTGCGGTCTTGCTCTGCCCTCTGCTGGCTATTTGTGAAATAAGGATTTGTTTTAAGGCAGAGAATGCTTTGTCTATAGGATTTTGAATTTATCTGTAAGTGCTTTATAATCTGCATCTTCCTGCtgtctagtttttttttttttccccacacataGAAAGCAGTTGGTTCTGTGATGCCATTTTCTGGGGGATTTACAGTTGCCAGAAGCATGAAAATGAGTTGTCTCCAGTCTTGTGCGCCTGGACAGAAAGTGCCTGCCCTGCAGGATAAGGTGCCAGGCTGGCCGATGGATCCTGCAGGTCTCCCAGCAAGTCTGCTGTTTCTCTCTCAGATCATCCACACTTTTCAGCCTCACAGCATGCGAGGGGGAGTGTTTCCTTAGGGCAGCTGTGTGTTTGGGGCTCTGCGCCCCATACTTATGGGGCTAACTGTTCTTGGTGCCCTTCAGGTGCTCACTGCTCAGAGCACACAGATGCTGATGGTGCCCCATACCGATGGCAATCAGAGCTTTTACAGCATTACTGGGGTTTGTGACTTCTGTGCACACTGTGCTGCATACGTGGGAAAATCGGAGGCTCATCCTGTGTGGTGGGTCTGACTGGAAGCACCGGATTGCTGATCTACCTGTGTGTGCACGTGCCAGAAGATGCGCTGGCAGATACGCCTCCTGATAGCTGGGGCACTGGAGGCAAACCCAGGAGATCTCAGATCCTCCCACAGGTTTGGAGTTCTGCTttagagcagctgctgcagatgtcTTTTCACAAGAGGAAGATGGAACaactttctttctctctgtttgaTGAGAAACTGCAAGCAGTTTGCAACAGAATCCCGTGGTGACCTTTAGCTTGAGATCGTTTGATTGTCTCCCTGCTGCGGCACATgttgggagctgctgcaggagtgtGACTGCCGAGCTGGCTTCCCCCTCCTTGCTCTGTTCAGTGGCACTAACCAGGAAACGTGCATTTCTGAGAGCTGATCTTCAGAGCTTTATCTCCTGGTTGTTGCCAGTTGGCTGGGCTGTCTCCGCCTATTGCGCTTATGAAGGAAGCACAAGtgaagaaatactgctttgcttttaagtcctcctgctgccaaaGGAGCACTGTATTTCTGTCTGTAGTGAGGTATGATTTAGTTACAGAATGAAGATCCTGTATATTTATGCATTTAATACGGTTCTGTCTGACAATCATCTTATTTTTAGGAGAAACAAAACCTCTAAGCTGTTCAGATTTTCTTAATAACCGTGAAGTGTTATCAAAAACTTGAATTAAATCCTATATTTAGTGCTATCTATACTGGggtagctttcttttttttcccttggaaacaTTTTTATCGTTGTAAGGGAAAGGCAGGTTGCATCTGCTAGGCTGGCAGGCTTTCTGTGTGCGTATACCCAGCCACCAAACACCTGGGGATTTCAGATTTCCACATTTTCCTGAAATACTTGTTGAGCCTTGCCTTTCTTTGGTTCCCAGCCTTGACTTCTCCTACCTCCCTTAGTGCCATCAGAGCAGTGATATGAACAGGGACTTGTAGGTTCTTCTGGCCTCTGTGCTAGAGAACTACGTGTCTAGAACTTCTCTGCCTGGGAGgtttgctttggctttttcctcctcccatttGTTCCCCAGTTAAGGGGAGTGCGCTGGAGCGCTGGACATGGTACAGAGAGTGGGACATGGAGCCTTACgtcatccacagcctcccacTGTGCCTTTGGGGTAATTATAGCCTGTctgctttgttcttcatttgtAAATAAAGATAATAGTGCATCAGTGAAAGCTGAGGGTGCTTGAGGACTTAAACCATCAGAGGCACTCAGTTATTAGCAGGGCCATGGAAGTGCAACAAATCTGTCTCAAATTGAGGCTAAAAGCCTCCCAGTGAGGAgctctcctcttttcttctcctgaccTTTCCAAGCCGAATTTTCTGCTGATGCCTTAGCTCCAGGATTACACACAAGGCTTCCACATCGTCACGtgtcacagagaagaaaacGAAATGCAGGATTTTGAACCATGATTTTCAGACAGATAAATCCATTCCATTGGATTTATCTCTCCAAAGAGACAATTCTTGCTGTTGTCTCCATCAGGATCATTTCCTCCCGAAAGAGGAGGATAAAAGTTGGCTTTACTCAGGAGCAAGGGAATCACCGACATTTTTCTCCACTTAGCTATAAATGCTAGTTTCTCTTTGGGGTTAATGTTATCTTAGAGTATACCTGGGGATATTTGACTGCTTTATAGGTGCTTCAATCAATTGCCAGTGTCTCAGTGTTTCAAGCAATAATTCCTAGGCTATTGATATAGAGGACTTGTCTTGTTCACGGTTGTTATCAATCACCTTCCAGAGAAACTACTGTTACTACCAAAGCCATTCAATTCCATCTCTGTGTGAAGccctttctctctccagaaGGCTCCTTGTACCCTCCCGATGACTCCAACAGCACAGCAATAACATCACTGCTGTTAGGTTTATTCACCTCCTGTCCTTCTCGTAGACCATCTGTGGGCATCTGTTCATGGGATTGGAAAAAGACCTTATGTGACCTTTGGAATTGCCTGGAAGGGAGTGTCTTGTTAAGATTTTTGGGAATTAAGAGAATGACATCCTGTTACTAATTTAATTCACTCTTACATAGATCTTATTATCAGCAAGACTCTTGAGTTTTGCAGGAATTGTTCTTGCTGGGTATCTTGGCTTTATTCTGAAAActtgaaatgtttctttctatAGTAGGATGGACAGATCCTATTGTTGTTCTGCTGGATAGGCACAGAGATGAGCAGATCGTTCTCCTAAACCTCACTTTTAAACTGTTCTACTCCTGTGTGCTTCAAGTGCTGGAGATATTTCTACCACCTCTTAAATGTCTCTTGAGCACGGCCACGCTTGTGGACGTGTGATAGCTGACGGGGTGTAATTAGCTGTTGGCTAAAAATCCAGACAGGAACAGTCTCTTGTTTACCTTAGGCCACCAAAGGGTGCATCTGCTAATTCAGTTCGGGAGTGCCTGTTAAAGTAGATCTTTCAGCTGTCTGTCCACAATATGCTTTGGATGCACTAATTGGCCTTGATGACCATGAGCACCCTTAAGTGGGGGCCTACACTCATTACCCCAAAAGTTCATTTCAGTTCAGCCCTGGGTGCTCAGTTCCTCAAGACTGAGGTTTGTGTGGACTTTGGGCCCTCAGCACCAGCTAATTCACTCCCTGCTTGTGCTCCTGCTGGGGCATGGTGACAATGGTGTGGACAAAATGCTGTGCAGAACACAAATGTCTTCACCACATGTCACCCTCGAAAGTGCCACAGAGACTCAATGCCACCAGAAGTTGCTGGGACTCGAGCACCACGAGCGGTGCTCATGGTAGGGAGCCCTGTACAGGGAGAATGAGAGCATGCCAGGAACAGAGTCAGCAAAACTTAGTCTTTcagcaaaaagtaaaaagaagagGGTGCAGATCGCAGTGAAGAGCTATAAGGTGTGCTGTACCTTcttgggggaaggggggggaagtGTTCTCTGTCCCACTTTTAACATGCATTGCTAAATCTTTTCTCTGAcccttttctttccagacaaTGTCTCATCCTTCTCAACCATCCCCACGAACACCTCCCTTCAAAGTGCTTGTGGAGAGATGTCGCTCCGAGCCGCTCTCCCAGAGCACCCCGATGGGGCTGGACCAAGTGGGTGGGCGCATGCAGCACCTGCTCAGAAGACGCGGTGAGTAGCTTTGCAGTGGTTTTTCCCCCGAAATCTTTGTCTTTTGGTCTTGCTAACGTGGGCTAAAATATCACAAATGCGTCTTGTATCCACTCTTGTTATAACCCTGGAGCCAGGTGAGGAAGCTTTGATAGCCATATGctaaaaagtttcttttttccttgcaacTTTAACGTCTCTGAATGCAATCCCTGTAATTTGGTTGTGAGAAGATGAACAGATAGGTGCACAAAGAGTAAAAGCTGTTCAGCAACGTCTGTGGGAGTCGTAATTTGGTAGTTTCCTCTTGGCTTTCTGTCTTCCTACCTGTTTTTGTTGTGAGCACTTGGCATTTGGAGGTGTTGAGTGACGGATTCTGAGATCATAACTCAGCTGTAATGTTTGTTTGGGAAAGAGCAAAtgtgagttgtttttttttctgggtgcTCTTCCTGAACAGACAGAGAACTCTGTGAGTCAAAGACTGTGGTGAGCTATCTTCTGCAGCGCTTGATTAATGTAATTTGTCCTGCTGGAGAAAGCACAACAGAATGTATTTGCTGGAAGGGTCTTGTGTTGGCAGGTAAATGAGCAGATGCTTGAATGGGTGACATGATTTTGTGAACCTCTAATTAAAAAGATTGATAATTACTGTAAGAAAATCATTTCGTGAAGGGGTAGTACTAGCACTAAGAATGCCTTGATTTAGCAATGGGCGAGTATGGGAATGTTGCCAGACTGCATTGGCATTGCTTGGGAGCACACTGGGGATCTGAGCAGTTAATGGATGGCAGCAGCACGTTAAGGATTAAGAAGAATCGGAAGGGAAAAGGCATAGCGGCTGCCTCTTGAACTGACGGCTTTAATTGATGGTAGGGGTGTACACGCTTTTAGCACAGGCATCTCTCAAAATGTGAGCATTACTGCGTTTGCACATTGCTCCTGAGTGCTACTATATTGGCACATTTCCTCTGGAGCCTGGTAGCAGCCTCTTGCTATAATCGGCACTTGCACTGCAGCTTGATTTTCTACGAGTCTAGAAAGTGAAATGCATGTTGCTAAAAATAACAGCAGGGTGCCTACGTCAGCAATGCGTTTAGGAAATGGGTCTCAGTGCAATCTCTCTCTCCCAGCAACGCTGGAAGAAAATCAGGATTGCTGCCCACTCAGCTatgccagggctggggcagggtcccagctctgctgtgctctgtgctgttgtcCTGGGCAGCAGGGAGTCCCCAGCTATTTGATTTGGGAGCAGGGAGCTTGCAGTAAGCAGGCAGGGACGTGTATTTTGGCTATGTAAGTACAGGTGACCTAAACGCCAGGAACACAGATCCTAGAGTGTGTGTCCCTGTCTCCCAAAGCTTCAGACCTTTCATCCTTTGTTGTCTGGTTTCAAAGCCCTTGAGACTGACAGAGTCTGAAGCCCAAAGTGGGGTTAGAGGTGTACCTGGAAGAAGAAAGTTAGGGTTGGTCTTTGTAGTGGAAATGCCAAATCATGGCtggaagcagtgattgagcacccagtaggaaggcagggccaacccaggggagctcaggtgcatgcaatgtacctgagtgaccggaagaGGTGAAGCCAGCAGTGAagccaccccttcccagacctcatttaagggttggcagtggaggtgagggtatcttgttggagatccctgcctacctggGGCCTTCCGAGGGtcagcagttttttttcctttgtttctgcttgcacagctgctgcatttgggcttatCCTTACTTGCTGCAGCCGAGGACTTTGCTACCCTGTTGTTATTACTGTGCTTTCCACtgcattatagcattacagttTTCTATAGGACAAGAGTTCTggaatgtatttgttttctgtaggtgCCTTTCTCCATGAATGGGGTGACAAAGCTCCACGGGCTGTGAATGCCCCTAggtgtgtatacacacacaggcacagacATCAGTTCCACGTGCTGCCTGGGCCACATGTGCCTTCTGAAAGGAGCCCAGGCTAGGGGAAGGGGTTAACATCTGACTTCATTAGATGGGGGAGGGGAAAACCCAGTCTTGCACAAAATGACAGCTTTACCCCCCTAAAAGAGAGGGATAGTAATAAGGAACTTAACATTTGGGGTGATGAGGAAAACAGAGCTTAATTTTGAAAGGTGGTTTACCATCCCTTCCCCACCATTTGCCTCTTCTTTACAATCACATGCTTGGGTGTGTACAGGCTGTAAAGCCAAGCTGAGAGCTGGTGTGAATGGAATAACTTAAAGCCAGATCAGAATTGCATTGGCCTGAAATGCTTGCGATGAGAAATAGCCGCTGCttggaaaacagcttttgtgggttttcctgttgctgttttctgcatAAATTTgagaagctgtttctttttcaaggaaTTGCATCATATGAACTGCAACAGTTATAAGGCTGGGGTTTCTGCAGAGGTACCATTAGCAGTTATGACCCAAGGAGGTATTGCACTTTTAATATCGGTGCATGCAGATGAGGTGCTTCTGCTACCCGGTGCTCATGGGGGAGCACTCTGGCTTCACACCCAGCCCATCTGACCCCACCTGCTCACACCACCTCTTAATTTGGCTCTCGACTCCTCGTTTGTGCC
Proteins encoded in this window:
- the ARHGEF9 gene encoding rho guanine nucleotide exchange factor 9 isoform X2 is translated as MEVIDGCRRTDPVIVSNGYANRIFQANMEDRSADASEVCCAEHGTSSDAVPNEQEEAPRYKKLTKGNRIWNFVWRRKGSSMNKRRPRSMIVLGDTYDASDEKKPSFMNRVMPLKKLRTSKLPKDVDFRGSAVQVTCVPEEDHPAGGQGAVYRVKKLGDSQRPYRHSYGGHIEDLDSSFEDIELNISIPEIDANESKCLRDISIRLHSEDNDSNCQKIPARKSEPLNFENFKSPAITEGDNQKKCTVLPQEGKRGRSSDVWSYLKGISLTSKDNSKLLDERAETNFQNLENITDHSTSYLDFDMRCEENLSQQKKSNGATKATHFAGFVRFFTSVAEAARRLRGSSKAFSPDEKRPPRSSRSWRQDVISRKVSLVIENETANAFCTVGACLQSPDSGVWDNPSFESSVGKETTQGFKTTEVSQDIGFSALSSKSDSLNETPLSPSGPELPDDSVTVINSEEPSETAVHFAQTALTQQIQSVDSTPEKARAEGRDLPHSEDRPGKNLGASELGSPPAANGDFPVVTVALIHHPLKMTLRELEPQDVACASVVTNDMSVSLAAALELSKTELDMKDLRNPELPLQDLSRDDQELQDSSSTPEKAQVVDLPRSQRFPEKNLDTTELNSSPAANGDSSAATPLKCAAVEGVVFEQADGCFKKHRASSPVEQNPVELLGRGVRFDCDEECRPFHVTISRIVSSGLLNNGKTMSHPSQPSPRTPPFKVLVERCRSEPLSQSTPMGLDQVGGRMQHLLRRRAENELASKTLKVRRNGGRRWNLLKPGAEKLQISRLISGGSIVSAEAVWDHVTMANRELAFKAGDVIKVLDASNKDWWWGQIDDEEGWFPASFVRLWVNQEDGVEEGTSEVQNGHLDPSADCLCLGRTVQNRDQMRANVINEIMSTERHYIKHLKDICEGYLKQCRKRRDMFSDEQLKIIFGNIEDIYRFQMGFVRDLEKQYNNEDPHLSEIGPCFLEHQDGFWIYSEYCNNHLDACMELSKLMKDSRYQHFFEACRLLQQMIDIAIDGFLLTPVQKICKYPLQLAELLKYTAQDHSDYRYVAAALAVMRNVTLQINERKRRLENIDKIAQWQASVLDWEGDDILDRSSELIYTGEMSWIYQPYGRNQQRVFFLFDHQMVLCKKDLIRRDILYYKGRIDMDKYEVVDIEDGRDDDFNVSMKNAFKLHNKETEEMHLFFAKKLEEKLRWLRAFREERKMVKEDEKIGFEISENQKRQAAMTVKKVSKQKGVSYSKSVPPAYPPPQDPLNQGQYMVTDGISQSQVFEFTEPRRSQAPFWQNFSRE
- the ARHGEF9 gene encoding rho guanine nucleotide exchange factor 9 isoform X4 → MEVIDGCRRTDPVIVSNGYANRIFQANMEDRSADASEVCCAEHGTSSDAVPNEQEEAPRYKKLTKGNRIWNFVWRRKGSSMNKRRPRSMIVLGDTYDASDEKKPSFMNRVMPLKKLRTSKLPKDVDFRGSAVQVTCVPEEDHPAGGQGAVYRVKKLGDSQRPYRHSYGGHIEDLDSSFEDIELNISIPEIDANESKCLRDISIRLHSEDNDSNCQKIPARKSEPLNFENFKSPAITEGDNQKKCTVLPQEGKRGRSSDVWSYLKGISLTSKDNSKLLDERAETNFQNLENITDHSTSYLDFDMRCEENLSQQKKSNGATKATHFAGFVRFFTSVAEAARRLRGSSKAFSPDEKRPPRSSRSWRQDVISRKVSLVIENETANAFCTVGACLQSPDSGVWDNPSFESSVGKETTQGFKTTEVSQDIGFSALSSKSDSLNETPLSPSGPELPDDSVTVINSEEPSETAVHFAQTALTQQIQSVDSTPEKARAEGRDLPHSEDRPGKNLGASELGSPPAANGDFPVVTVALIHHPLKMTLRELEPQDVACASVVTNDMSVSLAAALELSKTELDMKDLRNPELPLQDLSRDDQELQDSSSTPEKAQVVDLPRSQRFPEKNLDTTELNSSPAANGDSSAATPLKCAAVEGVVFEQADGCFKKHRASSPVEQNPVELLGRGVRFDCDEECRPFHVTISRIVSSGLLNNGKTMSHPSQPSPRTPPFKVLVERCRSEPLSQSTPMGLDQVGGRMQHLLRRRAENELASKTLKVRRNGGRRWNLLKPGAEKLQISRLISGGSIVSAEAVWDHVTMANRELAFKAGDVIKVLDASNKDWWWGQIDDEEGWFPASFVRLWVNQEDGVEEGTSEVQNGHLDPSADCLCLGRTVQNRDQMRANVINEIMSTERHYIKHLKDICEGYLKQCRKRRDMFSDEQLKIIFGNIEDIYRFQMGFVRDLEKQYNNEDPHLSEIGPCFLEHQDGFWIYSEYCNNHLDACMELSKLMKDSRYQHFFEACRLLQQMIDIAIDGFLLTPVQKICKYPLQLAELLKYTAQDHSDYRYVAAALAVMRNVTLQINERKRRLENIDKIAQWQASVLDWEGDDILDRSSELIYTGEMSWIYQPYGRNQQRVFFLFDHQMVLCKKDLIRRDILYYKGRIDMDKYEVVDIEDGRDDDFNVSMKNAFKLHNKETEEMHLFFAKKLEEKLRWLRAFREERKMVKEDEKIGFEISENQKRQAAMTVKKVSKQKESENETSIIFMRRCFLNIQR